Genomic window (Bradyrhizobium sp. 186):
AGCTCAAAGGTGGCGACAAGGTCGCATTCTAGCCTTCCAACTTTACGGTCAGACACATGCTGCAAAATCGCCAGGTCTACGACGAAGAGCACTCAATCCTGCGCGAGAGCGTCCGCCGCTTTGCCGCGGCGAAGATCGAACCGCGCTTCCAAGAATGGGAAAAGGCTGGAATCATCGACCGTGCCCTCTGGCCGGCGGCTGGTCAGGCCGGCCTGCTCTGCCCGCAGGTGCCCGAGCAATATGGCGGCATCGGAGGCGATTTCCGCCACAACGCCGTCGTGATCGAAGAACTCGCCTATTCGGGCTTCGCGGGTCCGGCAACCGACTTTTCGGTCCACAACGACGTCTGCTGCGGCTATCTCCTGAGCTACGGTAGTGAGGAACAGAAGAAGAAGTGGCTTCCGCGCATGGTCGCCGGCGAGGCCGTCTGCGCGATCGCGATGACGGAGCCCGGAACCGGCAGCGATCTCCAGGGCATCCGCACGCGGGCCGTCCGTGAGGGAGACGAGTACGTCATCTCCGGCCAGAAGACCTTCATCTCGAACGGCCAGATGTGTGACCTCGTCATCGCGGTCACCCGGACCAATCCGGACGGCGGATCGCGCGGCATGAGCCTCATCCTGGTCGAGACTGATCGCCCCGGTTTCCGTCACGGTCGCAATCTCGACAAGCTCGGTCATCTGTCTTCCGATACGTCAGAGCTGTTCCTAGACCAGGTCCGCGTTCCCGTGACGAACCTGCTGGGCTCGGAAGGCGGCGCAATGGCGGCACTGATGAGTGAGTTGCCCCAAGAGCGATTGACGATCGCCCTTCACTCGATTGCGTCGGCGCAGAAGGCCTTCGACATCACCAAGACATACGTCCAGGAGCGCAAGGCTTTTGGACAGACGATCGGAACCTATCAGAACACGCGCTTCAAGCTGGCCGATCTGAAGTCCGACCTCCAGGTCGGCTGGGCCTATGTCGATCAGTGCCTGAGCCAACACATGCGCGGTGAGCTGTCCACTTATGCTGCGTCGACCGCGAAGCTCTGGGTCACGGAAATGCACGGGCGTCTCGTCGACCAGTGCCTGCAATTCTTCGGCGGCTACGGTTTTATGCGCGAGTACGAAATTTGTCGGCTGTTCGCCGATGCGCGGGTGCTGCGCATCTATGGCGGCACGTCGGAGATCATGCGCGAGTTGATCTCGCGCAACCTCTGATGCGCACGGCAACGCGCGTCAGTAGCTCTTCGGTAGATCGAGCACCTTCTCGGCAATGAAGCAGAGAATGAGCTGTTCGGTGATTGGCGCAAGTCGCGTGATCGAGACTTCGCGGAACAACCGCTCGACATGGTACTCCTTGGCATAGCCGAAGCCGCCATGGGTCATGATCGCCTGCCAGGCCGCGTCGTGCCCGGCGCGGGCGCCAAGAAATTTTGCGCTATTGGCTTCGGCACCGCACGGCTTGCCGTTGTCGTAGAGCCAGGCCGCGCGCATGGCCATCTGCCAGGCCGCCTCCAGATACATCCACTTCTCGGCCAGGGGATGCTGAATCGCCTGGTTCTGGCCGATCGGACGATCGAATACGACACGTTCCCGCGCATAGCGCGTTGCGCGGCGCAGCGCATCCTGACCGATCCCGATCGCTTCGACGGCGATCAGGATTCTCTCGGGATTCAGGCTATGGAGAATGTAGGAAAAGCCCTTGCCTTCCTCTCCAATCCTGTCCTCTTCGGGAATGAACAGACCGTCGATAAAGATGGCGTTAGAATCTACCGCCTTGCGGCCCATCTTCGGAATTCGCCGTACCTCGATTTTCGAACGATCGAGGTCGGTATAGAAAATGGTGATGCCGTCGGTCGGTCGCTTGCAGTCCTCGTACTTGGTCGTCCGGGTCAGCAGCATGATCTTGTTGGCGACCTGCGCCGTCGACGTCCAGACCTTCTGTCCATGGACGCGGTAGCCGCCCGGTACCTTCTCGGCAAAGGTCTTGATGCGCGTGGTGTTCAACCCCGCATCCGGCTCGGTAAAGCCGAAGCAGCACTGGTCCTCGCCCGAGACGAGTCGCGGCACCCAGCGCCGCTTCTGGTCGTCTGTTCCCTTGACCACGATCGGGTGCGGCCCGAACAGGTTGATATGAACGGCGGATGCCGACGTCATGCCGCCGCCATGACTTGCCACCTCATGCATCATGATCGCGGCCTCGGTGACGCCAAGCCCGGAGCCACCATATTCCTCTGGCATGGTGATGCCGAGCCAGCCGGCATCCGCCATGGCACGGTGGAACGCGCGCGGAAACTCGCCGTCCTCGTCGCGGGCAAGCCAGTACTCGTCGTCGAAACGCGAGACGACGGCACGAACGCCTTCACGGATCGCGGCATGATCGTCCGACACATCGAGCTGGTTGGCGAACGACCTATCCATGAGAGATGCCTTCCCCGATCGACGCCAAGGTTCGTCGCGCCGCGACCAGATGCGGCATGTCGTACATCTTTCCGTCGATCCCGACGGTGCCGACATCCGGATTCGCCGCGAACGCAGCCACGACTTGGCGCGCATGTTCGATATCAGCGCTCGACGGCGTGAAGCATGCATTGATGGTTGCGACCTGATCAGGGTGGATCGCGATTCGGCCGACAAATCCGTCCCGTCGCGCGATCTTGCAGCTCTCAGCCAGCCCCTGCTGATCCCTGAAATCGACGTACAGCGTTTCGAGCGCCGCAGCATTGGCAGCGCCCGCGGCAAACAGGCACTGCGCACGCGCCACCTGATAGGGAAAGGTCCAGCTTCCATCGGCTTCTCGCGGCGTCAGCGCGCCAAGCGCTGCACTCAAATCTTCGCCGCCCCAGGTCATCGCCGCTAAGCGCTTGTTCTTGCGCGCATAGCCGTTGAAGCCGATCATCGCGGCCGGCGTCTCGGTTGCCACGACCAGCAGCTTGACGTGACCAGGCGCGACGCCAGTCGCGACCTCCAGCACATCGACATAATGCGAGACGAGATCGACATCCTCGATGCCGTTGACCTTGGGAATCAGGATGCCGTCGAGGCCCGGACGAACCACGGCGGCCAGATCTTCCAGCGTCAACCCCGTGCCAAACGGGTTGATGCGGACCAGGAACGACCAATTCCTCGTCCCTCCGCCCAGCAACGCCTTGACGGCATCACGGGCAAAGGCCTTTCGACTGGGCGCAACGGAGTCCTCGAGATCGAGGATCAGCGCATCGGCACCGATGCCACCTGCCTTGGCGAATTTGCGTTCACTATCGGCTGGTACGAAGAGGAGCGAACGTAGTTTCATGCCGGCCTCCGCATCATCAATCCATTCCTGCGACAGTAGACCACCTCTTCGTCGCGCTGATTGAAGCCGCGATGTTCGAAAGTGACGATGCCCTGCGTCGGACGCGACTTGCTCTCCCTGACCGCGACGACCTTGGTCTCAG
Coding sequences:
- a CDS encoding acyl-CoA dehydrogenase family protein produces the protein MLQNRQVYDEEHSILRESVRRFAAAKIEPRFQEWEKAGIIDRALWPAAGQAGLLCPQVPEQYGGIGGDFRHNAVVIEELAYSGFAGPATDFSVHNDVCCGYLLSYGSEEQKKKWLPRMVAGEAVCAIAMTEPGTGSDLQGIRTRAVREGDEYVISGQKTFISNGQMCDLVIAVTRTNPDGGSRGMSLILVETDRPGFRHGRNLDKLGHLSSDTSELFLDQVRVPVTNLLGSEGGAMAALMSELPQERLTIALHSIASAQKAFDITKTYVQERKAFGQTIGTYQNTRFKLADLKSDLQVGWAYVDQCLSQHMRGELSTYAASTAKLWVTEMHGRLVDQCLQFFGGYGFMREYEICRLFADARVLRIYGGTSEIMRELISRNL
- a CDS encoding acyl-CoA dehydrogenase family protein — translated: MDRSFANQLDVSDDHAAIREGVRAVVSRFDDEYWLARDEDGEFPRAFHRAMADAGWLGITMPEEYGGSGLGVTEAAIMMHEVASHGGGMTSASAVHINLFGPHPIVVKGTDDQKRRWVPRLVSGEDQCCFGFTEPDAGLNTTRIKTFAEKVPGGYRVHGQKVWTSTAQVANKIMLLTRTTKYEDCKRPTDGITIFYTDLDRSKIEVRRIPKMGRKAVDSNAIFIDGLFIPEEDRIGEEGKGFSYILHSLNPERILIAVEAIGIGQDALRRATRYARERVVFDRPIGQNQAIQHPLAEKWMYLEAAWQMAMRAAWLYDNGKPCGAEANSAKFLGARAGHDAAWQAIMTHGGFGYAKEYHVERLFREVSITRLAPITEQLILCFIAEKVLDLPKSY
- a CDS encoding CoA ester lyase; its protein translation is MKLRSLLFVPADSERKFAKAGGIGADALILDLEDSVAPSRKAFARDAVKALLGGGTRNWSFLVRINPFGTGLTLEDLAAVVRPGLDGILIPKVNGIEDVDLVSHYVDVLEVATGVAPGHVKLLVVATETPAAMIGFNGYARKNKRLAAMTWGGEDLSAALGALTPREADGSWTFPYQVARAQCLFAAGAANAAALETLYVDFRDQQGLAESCKIARRDGFVGRIAIHPDQVATINACFTPSSADIEHARQVVAAFAANPDVGTVGIDGKMYDMPHLVAARRTLASIGEGISHG